Proteins encoded in a region of the Acomys russatus chromosome 14, mAcoRus1.1, whole genome shotgun sequence genome:
- the Cilp gene encoding LOW QUALITY PROTEIN: cartilage intermediate layer protein 1 (The sequence of the model RefSeq protein was modified relative to this genomic sequence to represent the inferred CDS: inserted 1 base in 1 codon; substituted 1 base at 1 genomic stop codon): MAATKAWVLSFLVLEVTTVLGRQTMLSQSMRRVQPVKRTPKAFAKPADSQDSPGEWTTWFNIDHPGGQGDYERLDAIRFYYGERVCARPLRLEARTTDWMPAGSTGQVVHGNPREGFWCLNREQRPGQNCSNYTVRFLCPPGSLRRDTEQHIWSPWSPWSKCSGACGHTGVQIRTRTCLAQTVSLCSEATEEGQLCVSSACTACDMTCPMGQVNADCDACMCQDFTLHGAISLPGGAPAPGAIVYLLAKAPKMLTQTDSSGRFQVPGVCPNGKSVLKITKTKFAPIMLTVPKTSLKSATVNAEFVRAETPYIVMNPELKARRAGQSVSLCCKATGKPSPDKYLWYHNNTLLDPSLYKHESKLVLRNLQQDQAGEYFCKAQSDAGAVKSKVAQLTVIAHDEAPCNPTPESYLIRLPHDCFQNATNSFYYDVGRCPIKTCAGQQDSGIRCRDAVENCCGISRTEEKEIQCSGYTLPTKVAVECSCQRCAETRSIVRGRVSAADNGEPMRFGHVYMGNSRVSMTGYKGTFTLHIPQDMERLVLTFVDRLQKFVNTTKVLPFNRKGSAVFHEVKVLRRKEPITLEAMETNVIPLGEVVGEDPVAELEIPTRSFYRQNGEPFTGKVKASVTFLDPRNMSTATAAQSDLNFISDEGDTFPLRTYGMFSVDFRDEATSESLNAGKVKVHLDSSQVKMPEHVPAMRLWSLNPDTGLWEEEGDFKFESQRRSKREERTFLVGNMEIRERRLFNLDVPESRRCFIKVRTYRSERFLPSEQIQGVVVSAINLEPRTGYSSNPRAWGRFDSVITGPNGACLPAFCDDQSPDAYSVYVLASLSGEELEAVQSSPKFNPNAIGVPQPYLNKLKYRRTDHEDPRVKKTAFQISMAKPRPNSAEESNGPIYAFENLRACEEAPPSAAHFRFYQIEGDRYDYNTVPFNEDDPMSWTEDYLAWWPKPMEFRACYIKVKIVGPLEVNVRSRNMGGTHRQTVGKLYGIRDVKSTRDRDQPNVSSACLEFKCSGMLYDQDRVDRTLVKVVPQGSCRRASVNSMLHEYLVNHLPLAVNNDTSEYTMLAPLDPLGHNYGIYTVTDQDPRTAKEIALGRCFDGTSDGSSRIMKSNVGVALTFNCAERQVGRQSAFQYLQSTPIRAPATGTVQGRASSMRQQRASRGGLRRGGXGLPEIFWCCSATSEQLSLVVLHSPLCPLHVTADVSLMHKLSLVNLNTSVLVKFASLCLXLLSLSCDTDWHMAPKMTK, translated from the exons GGAGGCAGACAATGCTTAGTCAGTCGATGAGAAGAGTCCAGCCCGTGAAGAGGACCCCTAAGGCCTTTGCCAAGCCTGCTGACTCCCAGGACA GTCCCGGTGAGTGGACAACCTGGTTTAACATCGACCACCCAGGTGGGCAGGGTGACTATGAGCGTCTGGATGCCATTCGCTTCTACTATGGGGAGCGTGTGTGCGCTCGTCCCCTGCGGCTAGAGGCTCGGACCACTGACTGGATGCCTGCGGGCAGCACTGGCCAGGTAGTCCATGGCAATCCCCGTGAGGGCTTCTGGTGCCTCAACAGGGAGCAGAGACCAGGCCAGAACTGCTCCAATTATACAGTGCGCTTCCTCTGCCCACCAG GGTCCTTGCGACGAGATACAGAGCAGCACATCTGGAGTCCCTGGTCTCCCTGGAGCAAGTGCTCGGGCGCCTGTGGTCACACTGGGGTCCAGATCCGTACCCGCACCTGCTTGGCACAGACAGTGTCCCTGTGCagtgaggccacagaggaaggccaGCTCTGCGTGAGCTCAGCATGCACAG CTTGTGACATGACTTGCCCTATGGGTCAGGTGAATGCTGACTGTGATGCCTGCATGTGCCAGGACTTCACGCTTCATGGGGCCATCTCCCTCCCTGGAGGTGCCCCAGCTCCAGGAGCCATTGTCTACCTGCTGGCCAAGGCACCGAAGATGCTCACCCAGACAGACAGCAGCGGGAGGTTCCAAGTTCCTGGCGTGTGTCCTAATGGCAAAAGCGTCCTGAAAATCACCAAGACCAAGTTTGCCCCAATTATGCTCACAGTGCCCAAGACTAGCCTGAAGTCAGCCACCGTCAACGCAGAGTTTGTGAGGGCAG AGACCCCATACATTGTAATGAACCCGGAGCTGAAAGCAAGGCGGGCTGGGCAGAGTGTGTCTCTGTGCTGCAAGGCCACAGGGAAACCCAGTCCAGACAAATACTTGTG GTACCACAATAACACGTTGCTGGATCCCTCCCTCTACAAGCATGAGAGCAAGCTGGTGCTGAGGAACCTGCAGCAGGACCAGGCAGGGGAGTACTTCTGTAAGGCGCAGAGTGATGCTGGGGCTGTGAAGTCCAAAGTCGCCCAGCTCACTGTCATTG CACATGATGAGGCTCCTTGCAACCCAACTCCAGAGAGCTACCTTATCCGGCTGCCCCACGATTGCTTCCAGAATGCCACCAACTCCTTCTACTATGATGTAGGCCGCTGCCCGATCAAGACCTGTGCAGGGCAACAAGACAGTGGGATCCGGTGCCGGGATGCTGTGGAGAACTGCTGTGGCATTTCCAGAACAGAAGAGAAGGAGATCCAGTGCAGTGGATACACGCTGCCCACCAAGGTGGCCGTGGAGTGCAGCTGCCAGCGGTGCGCAGAGACACGAAGCATCGTGCGCGGCCGAGTCAGTGCTGCTGACAATGGCGAGCCCATGCGCTTTGGCCACGTGTACATGGGGAACAGCCGTGTGAGCATGACAGGCTACAAGGGTACATTCACCCTCCACATCCCCCAGGACATGGAGAGGCTAGTGCTCACCTTTGTGGACAGGCTGCAGAAATTTGTCAACACCACCAAAGTGCTGCCCTTCAACAGGAAGGGAAGCGCCGTGTTCCATGAGGTCAAGGTGCTCCGGCGGAAGGAGCCCATCACGTTGGAAGCCATGGAAACCAACGTTATCCCCCTGGGGGAGGTGGTCGGTGAGGATCCTGTGGCTGAACTCGAGATTCCAACCCGAAGTTTCTATCGGCAAAATGGGGAGCCCTTCACAGGGAAGGTGAAGGCCAGCGTGACCTTCCTGGATCCCCGGAATATGTCTACGGCCACAGCTGCCCAGAGTGACCTGAATTTCATCAGTGACGAAGGAGACACCTTTCCCCTTCGGACATACGGTATGTTCTCGGTGGACTTCAGGGACGAGGCCACTTCTGAGTCGCTTAATGCTGGCAAGGTGAAGGTCCACCTTGACTCATCCCAGGTCAAGATGCCGGAGCACGTGCCAGCCATGAGACTCTGGTCGCTGAACCCAGACACAGGACTGTGGGAAGAGGAAGGCGACTTCAAATTTGAAAGCCAAAGGAGGagcaagagggaagagagaaccttCCTAGTGGGTAACATGGAGATCCGGGAGAGAAGGCTCTTTAACCTGGACGTCCCTGAAAGCCGAAGGTGCTTCATCAAGGTCAGGACTTACCGGAGTGAGAGGTTCCTGCCCAGTGAGCAAATCCAGGGGGTTGTAGTCTCAGCGATCAATCTGGAACCCAGAACAGGTTACTCATCTAACCCCAGGGCCTGGGGCCGATTTGACAGTGTCATCACAGGTCCCAAtggggcctgcctgcctgccttctgtgaCGACCAGTCTCCTGATGCTTACTCTGTCTATGTCTTGGCAAGCCTTTCTGGAGAAGAACTAGAAGCAGTCCAGTCTTCTCCTAAATTCAACCCAAATGCAATCGGCGTCCCTCAGCCCTACCTCAACAAACTCAAATACCGTCGGACAGACCATGAGGATCCACGGGTTAAAAAGACGGCTTTCCAAATCAGTATGGCCAAGCCGAGGCCCAACTCAGCTGAGGAAAGCAATGGTCCCATCTATGCCTTTGAGAACCTTCGGGCATGCGAGGAGGCCCCGCCCAGTGCGGCTCACTTCCGGTTCTATCAGATTGAGGGGGATCGCTATGACTACAACACAGTTCCCTTCAATGAAGATGACCCCATGAGCTGGACTGAAGACTACCTTGCATGGTGGCCCAAGCCAATGGAGTTTAGGGCCTGCTACATCAAGGTAAAGATTGTGGGGCCACTGGAGGTTAATGTACGGTCCCGCAACATGGGGGGCACGCATCGGCAGACCGTGGGGAAGCTATATGGGATCCGGGATGTGAAGAGCACTCGGGACAGAGACCAGCCTAATGTCTCATCTGCCTGTCTGGAGTTCAAGTGCAGCGGAATGCTGTATGACCAAGACCGTGTAGACCGCACGTTAGTAAAGGTCGTTCCCCAGGGCAGCTGCCGTCGAGCTAGCGTTAACTCTATGCTGCATGAATACCTGGTCAACCACCTTCCACTGGCGGTCAACAATGACACCAGTGAGTATACCATGCTGGCACCCTTGGACCCTCTGGGCCACAATTATGGTATCTACACTGTCACTGACCAGGACCCTCGTACAGCTAAGGAGATCGCCCTTGGCCGGTGCTTTGACGGCACTTCCGATGGCTCCTCCAGAATCATGAAGAGCAATGTTGGAGTTGCCCTGACCTTTAACTGTGCTGAGAGACAGGTCGGCCGCCAGAGTGCCTTCCAGTACCTTCAAAGCACACCAATCCGGGCCCCAGCCACAGGCACTGTCCAAGGGAGAGCGTCCTCCATGAGACAACAACGGGCAAGCAGGGGCGGCCTGCGCCGTGGAG CTGGCCTCCCTGAGATTTTCTGGTGTTGCTCAGCAACCTCTGAACAACTAAGTCTTGTGGTTCTTCATAGTCCCCTCTGTCCACTTCATGTGACAGCTGACGTGAGTCTGATGCACAAACTGTCACTTGTTAATTTAAACACATCTGTTTTGGTGAAATTTGCTTCTTTGTGCCTTTAattgctgtctctgtcttgtgACACTGATTGGCACATGGCCCCCAAGATGACAAAATAA